The DNA window ATGGTAGCAATATAATAAGCAAGTAaacatctgaaatatttcaaattctCAAGATGTGACATAAACCCTAATTTAACCAGTTTGACCATTTAGACTGTGTCCAGTGTTGTAATAGATGTCTCTGTGGGTTATACTGAAATCTTGGAGTCCTTTCCATGAATGCATATTCTCGTATTTATCCCTTTCTCTAAGGCAAAAAGAGCAGATGAAGGGGAGGAACGGAGGGGGGGAGGTAGACGAGAGACTCTTGTTTCATGGGACGGATCAGGCTTTAGTGGATGCTATCTGTGAGCAGAACTTTGACTGGAGGATCTGCGGAACTCATGGAACGGTTTATGGCAAAGGTGAGAGCGGGGCAATATTCCCATCTCCCATCCCAGGGTGTCCACCCCTCCCAGTCAGAGCTGGGGGggtcgggggtggggtggggtggggcggggggggtttgGCTGGTTCCAATCGAAAAATAATTATGCTTGTTAGATTATGATTGTACTTATTAATTGACCACTCAGTCAATCTTAAAACAAACGTATGTTGCGGTCactttaagaattttttttaagctaaaACCTAGATGTCTTAGCCTTGGACTTATGTTTAGTTCAATCATCCGGTTTTTATATAATTCTTATTAAttgtttttggtcttttgaACAGGAAGTTATTTTGCCAGAGATGCATCGTATTCTCACCACTATGTTCACACTGACAGCAGCACAAAAACCATGTTTGTCGCTCGGGTCCTCGTTGGTAGGTTTACCAAAGGACAGGGGAGCTTTGTCCGTCCTCCGGCAAAGCCGAATGGCACAGGTCTCTACGACAGCTGCGTGGACAGCATGAGCGATCCAAGTATTTTTGTTATCTTTGAGAAATACCAAATTTATCCAGAGTTCGTCATCGAGTACACGCCGGAAACCTCTCGGTGTCTGATTTCATGATTgcctttcattttatttatgcaGTTATGCGTAATATTAGCCTTCAAAGTGCGGTCTGTGGCAACAAGTAAAACactattgatttttctttcatgatgttttaatgtttttacatgttcacagttttttgtttgtttgtttgttttttttacatcagaTGTAATTGAAGACCATTGTACTGAGGGCCAATCCATTGTTGTTACTTTTTTTGGTCCCTTAAGCCAGTATATctcagagtttttttctttcagaaatgtAAGAATTGaaaattaatcattttaatcaaatttcCACTTCATGGATCATTTAGATGATGTTTAAATATGCATGTATTTGCCACCTGAATCTTCTTTGATAATTTTGGAGTATATATACTTCTCTGAGCATAAATGGTAGTGGCATTAATTTCACATTGTTCTACTATTTGAATCTAAATAGATAAATCAATAGGTGGATAGTTGGTGAAATTCTtgcatttatgttttgtttgaaataatAGCAGTTAAAAATGGCAAGGCCAACTCCAGCTCCCAGAGGCTCCAGAAATTGCAAACCGTGAATCCCAATTGAGTCTCTGCTCTTAAAACGGTTCCTTAACCTCATATACCACTTGGGAGCCTTTAGTGCCCCTTTTACCCAGTATGCTTTGAAGAGCTCAGTCTGCCACTGGTATATACCCTTTAAAATTCAGGACAAATATTAATGTGTAATAACACAGCATCTGAAAATGTATCATGCTGTCACTCTCAGTGAAAAGTTATCACTCTTGATGAAAATGTATTACTTTTAGCAAAAAGTTATCACTATTGAtaaaaatatgatgaaaatgtcatgaaaattAATTGCTCTTGATGAAAACGTATCGCTCTTGATGAAACAGACTAAGCATGCGTCTAAGGTCAGAGGACCAATGAGAGCAtctaatgtctgtgtgtgtagaatgtCAGTCCTGTAAAGGTTAGTGAGGTTGACGAGTTtttacaggcaaaaaaaaagttgtccaTTAAATGGATTTAGGTGTCGTTTGTTGTTCTGCATCTCCTTAACATGAATTAGGATAAAGAAACTGTCATGTATTCATGctaaaatatttataatgtCTGGAGTAACCTAGAAAGCTCCAACAAAGGAGATTTCCGACAGACAGTCTTGACTTTTGCCTGTAGTTATTCAGCTAATCCTGCTTCATAGAGCACCCCCAGGTCCAACTGATGGTCAATGAGAATTTTatgaccactagatggagacAAAGTGCCAGTCTTGAGGAGCCAAGGTCACTTGCTCCTTGTTAGCAGCTCAGGCAGTGGATTTTGAAGAGGAATTCAAAACGCGAATGACTGAAGAGGGGACGTCTGaaaggtgtgtgtcagaggtaGAAGAGAGTAGCATGTGGAACTTGAAAACTGAACTTGAAAACTGGAAAACTGAATTATTCAACTGAGGTcactttaaatttttttttccttcaacttGAATCTTCTGAGCGTTTCCCCATCCTTTTTTTAAGCTGATTTCGTCTTCATTAAAAAAGTGTGTACCCATTGCTGTTTCGCTGAAATACTTACTTAAGTAagtctgtgttcatttttgCAGGTTTCAAAAAACCTTCAAGTAACCTGAAACTTCCCAAAAGAAAAGGTGTACAGAGATGACAGAGCAAAGCATAGCGAACTTTCGTAGCAGCTGGCAAATCTGACAgcctgaagagagaaaagaggatccgttttgtctcctttttcctcttttgtttgtcAAAAGCCGTGTAATTCTTGCACGGTTATGACAATGTAAAcgtggaaaatatttaaatgtttgcGATGGTGCACAGCACTGAGGGGGGCCACTTTTGCAGTGAAAACTGGTGACATTGTGGTTGAACTTGCCTAACAAATTCTGTCCAGATCTACGATTTAgcatttttccatattttttaGCTAATGTCTTCCACActaaagttgtttttgttgatgttttacTTCTTAAAAAAACTTAAAGATACCTGAAGTCTccatttgtttttggggtttttttttctcaaacttgTGCCGCTAACCTGCCAGGTTCATTAAACTTCATGGAATTCAGAAGTGTGTAGTGtcagtctgttgtttttcactgtaatttttttttctctgtagtttATCTTATCTTGCACCTCTGTGCACTCTTTTAGGTCATTGCTGATCCCTCTCTGTGAACATAACCATCTACTGGTAAGACACAGATAATGTAATGACTAGTGCTCTGTTACTCGTGTATgtgttaaaaaatatgaaaatgaatgtagTGCGCTGTCTTCTGCTctcattataaataaaaataaatggcaCTATTCTGAAATTATGTTCATTGCTAATGTTTATTGAAACTATAATTTCATAACAGtacaggatttaaaaaaagtaaatctCTAAGTTGAAagacattacatttaaataaatattgagataatacaagaaaacagaaacatattagtttatgtacagttttaccatatatacattttatgaTGTTAATAATTGTGTCTATACTTACAACTTTTatataagaaaacaaataaatataaatgtaacgAGTATTtcctacacaaacataaaacttaTCAAATCTGCCATTATTATTTAAAAGCACTGAGTTCAGTGAAAGTAACATTCAGTATATCTGAAATCCTTTACACAGTTACTTTAACCTTACAGAAAAGCTGGTGTGATCCACACAAAATCATGATTCAATAATATTTCCCCAGAATTACTCTCAACTTGCACTGTTAATGTAGTTCAGTAGTGACACATAGAATAGCCACTTGctttctaaaaaataaaaatgtttgttttcacagatgGACTTCAGAGGATAATTCTATTTAACTTGTTCTAAAATGCAATTGGTGGTCTGCTCCTTGCCTTCTGCGCCGTTCCGACGGCACAGCAGCTGACTGGTCCGAGACATATAGAAGGCGGGCCCGATGTAAACCCCAAAACCGGGAAAGACCAGCATCAGCTTGAGCGCGTCGCAGTGCGTGACACTCACCTTCGCCTTCGTCAGAGCCCGTAGGGCCGTTAGGTACGGAGCTAGGGCCAAGAGTGGTCCGTAGGCCAGCGTGGAGGGCACTAAGACGGCCACTATGTTCCTCAGAGCCCTCTTCTTCATCGCCGAACATCCTGGAGCCCCTTGTCTGCCCTCGCCAGGGGCCTTTTTACAAAGCACCCGCACTACGCCCACCAGGCACACCAGCATGACGAGGAAGAGCACGTCAATGACGATGGACGCGCCCAGGGCCATGTCGGACAGGCCTCGGAGGTAGGTTGCCAGAGCGACAAAGATCGTGAGAATCCAGACCAGCGCGGTGTAGACGACTCGGTACCCCAGTCGACCCAGTCGCAGGTAAAGCACGGGGTGCGAAGCCGCCACGTAGCGCTCCACGCACATGCTGGCCAGCAGCAGGGGACAGCCAAAGCTGTTCAGGGCGGAGAGGGCCTCCGAGACGAGGAGCAAGTGGTCCGTGCGCTTCTGGTGAACGACGTAAATTTCCATCGGCAGACAAAGACAGTAAAGTATGTTCAGCAGGCCTAGGTTAAGACCCAGGACTTCAGAGGCAGATAAAGCCTTCCCGTTCCTCAGGAGCGTCCATAACAGCATCGCGTTGGCCGGGAGACCGATCGACAGAATGAGGATATCGATAGGCAGCCGGACGTATGGAGCATCGAGCGTGTTACATGTCTTCATTATGTCGCTCACTGACATAAAAGTATACAACGaactatttaaaaatgaatcgGCATCCACGGAAGTGTCAGAGTCGTCTGATGTACTGTTTCccatgttgaaaaaaaaatcctgtatTTGAAGACAGGAATAAGACCAACTTTGATcatataaaaagaaaacttcttccctaaaagagaaggagaattATTCTTTgacacctcaaaaaaaaaaattatttgaagAAAGCTAGACAGAGTATTTTGGAGATGAATTAAAAACAGGTGTACAAATATTACAGATCAGAAGATACTAACCTTCTGTAGAGAGCTGACAGATCTGACAGCCAGAATGAGGGAGGGGAGGATgggttttctcttcttttctcccttttccttttgttctttctcagaAACCATGACATTCTTGTACATTACATAACAACGTAAAGATggaaaatattgaaatgtttgCGACGGACCACTGCAGAGAGGGACTCACAGATGCAGTGAAAACAGGTGATGATGTTTTCTGCACAGACGTGGTCAAACTTGCTTAACAAATTTCATCCAAATCTGTGATTGAACCTGAGGAAAAATGTACGGTCCCCATATATTGTATGCATAGCATTATGATGTCATGTTTGGCACCATAACTCTAGGAATGTCTGCGACACTGGTGACCGGAGATATTGTTACACTTACAGGTGAATCTGATGAAAAGTCAaagattaaaatacataatCTGAACTCTAACACAAGCAGAAAATGTTATTCTTTTTAACTTtagttcatttctttctctcatttcctcctCAGATTGAAATACTCATTCAGCCATGACGCACCATCACAAAACAGTCATCTCAAGTAAAGTTAGCGGGGCTATAATTCGCCCTCTCTCCAGTATATGTAATGTCAGTCACTTCATCTTTTTCACAGTGAGAGCGCCATCAAGTGCCGTAGCAGTCTTGGAGGAGAGAGCTATCAGAAGTGAGTCTGAATTTTAATGAGCTCGCTAATAATTCACTAAATGCAGGAGTATGTGAGGTGAACAGATCACAGCTATACAGTATAATGGAATTCAAATCATTCATCATTTACCGTGCAAGTCAAAGTATCGGTTGATCAATTTAGTAATGTAAGGGACATAGGAAGCATGTATGAGTAGCTATGTTATTTACATCAGACACTTTTGGCTATTGCTTAAGTGGgtattgaaaataaacatgaaaatccAACGCAGTGTAACTTAAATAAACAATAGACCTgcattattaataattattagGTCATTAATTTGACTAAACTAACTTAATTTACAATGTACAGGttggagaggaagaaaagaagagagaagatagggggaaaaaatgcctctcgcaattttttttttctttggccaTTTTCAATCGCTTCTCAAATGAAGTTCACAGAAAGGCTTAGGTCTAAAATCCGTTCACGTATGCTGCGAATTATTTCGgtcaaactctgtgtgtgttcatggccACAGTTTATTGGATTATTTTCCTGGTGGAGTTTATTTCAGGCTATGGGGCTGTGGATGCTGAAGTGTTGGAGGCTTTGGCTTTGGGTGGAGCAGAGGCGTGCAGCTGGACGGGGGTGGTGTTGGTTGTGGCTGAGGTGGTTGTGGGTGCGGGTGGCACTCCTTGCATGACCAGGTGTGGGTATATCTGACTGTCAGAATGGTACACTCCAGCTACAGGGTTCCTCAGCAAGCTCTCCAGACTCCTGTGTTGAAAGGAACGGGATAGAAAATGTATTCAGGccccaaacacaaaaaaaaccaaaacaaacatctttcAGAGTGACACGCTGGACCGTGCTTTGACTCAGCATGTTTTCCATAAGTGACTTGTTTTGTTATGAATTATAAGAAAATCTCAGCGCAAAATTAGACCAGTCTTGGTgattgctgtctctctcttaaaacTCTCACTGTGACATATACTCAGACGGTTGTCATGGAGGCAGTACTTATTCTCTTACTTTCTGATTCTGAACcctaaacacactgaaactctGACAGAAGAACTCTACTGAGGGATAGAAACAGTTAGTCATCATTGTGTCTGGATTAATGAATTGGTTTGAGCACAGTGCTTTATTAATACACATAGCAGACCggacatgaggaaaaaaaactgtatgcCTTCCTACTCTCTGATTTTTTGTATACTttgagcacttttttttctcatgactTGGAAAGGGGCATAAGCATATACAATTTTTCATATATCCTTTTCTCTCAAGGTGGGACAGTATGGGTGTTCTGTACCCCGAGGAAACGGCCGATGTGGAAAATGGTCTCTCTCACCTCACGTATCCACGGTTCTCGTAGCCTCTGATCACTCCCGGGTACAGGGGGCTGCCTGGAGGGAGGGGCCGAGCCTCGAGGTGTTGGGGAAGGTTAAAAATTTTCGGCGGGGGGAAAGCCTCCCACTcgccctcctccctctccatccaGGAGGGACTCCTGCGGAACGTCGATCTGCGCTTCTCCCTTCGCCTgagcacgtgcacacacaaagcagGGTAATACTTACTCCTCCGAAACAAGAGCTTTAACACGCTTTATTAATAATGCAGCCTCCCTTTCACTCTACGCTCTGCTctacaaatagaaaaaaaaaaatagaaaaatagtgcttgtaatttgttttaataaacaagTGGGGTAGTATGGTGGTCTAAGAGTTTCactgtttaacaaaaaaaaaacaaaaaataccaaaaaaaacccccaaacaaatctgttgatttttttatcTGTTGATTTTCAAATATGTCAGACATAAAATTTGCTCATCTATTTTCCGTGAGGTAATTCTAAGactttttttgggtttttttttacctgctccTGCCTGCCCGAtggcttttcttctttctgttctgttgttcCTGTATACAGCAGACTATGAAGGACACAGTCATGACAAAGATTACCACTCCGCTGACCACTGACACCACCAGGGCAACACGCAGACCCCGGTCATCTGGCTTTGGGATGCCTGAGGAAGAGAGGACAGGATGGGTCAGCGTGTGATCTGTACAAGCAAATTAGTTCAGTAATTAGTGCACAGGgagtgtgaaatgaaaagttttAAGTTGGTATAACTCAATTttcttggtaaaaaaaaaactaagctGTTAACTCATTTATTTGTTCCGGATAACAGcttaaagatatatatatatatataaagacatttACGTATaacatatatgtaaatatatatgaaatTGTATGTAACTGTATGTATGTTGGAAAACTGGGGAATCTGAGGAAGGGAAATAGAGGACAGCTAAATGTTTaagtctgaggagagagagagagagagagagcgagagagcgagagagagagagaggagctgagatGCGGGGAGTAAGGTGTCGGTCTTACTTTCACAAACAGGAAGGTGGTTGTTCCAGCGTGGGACGCCTGCCTTGACGACACAGGTGATTTTTTCACTGCCCACGAGCTGGTAACCTTCTCTGCACCAGAAAACCAGCATGGaccccacagacacacctgtGCCCTGCTCCACGTAGTATGACCCCCGACGGGGAGGgagcaaagacacacagctcAGCCCTGGAactaaacagagacagagaattaaacagcagcaaacacacacagctcagccCTGGAactaaacagagacagagagttaaacagcAGCAAACACACGCAACTCAGCCCTTGAactaaacagagacagagagttaaacagcagcaaacacacacagctcagccCTGGAactaaacagagacagagagttaaacagaagcaaacacacacaactcagcCCTGGAactaaacagagacagagagttaaacagcagcaaacacacacaactcagcCCTGGAactaaacagagacagagagttaaacagcagcaaagacacacagctcAGCCCTGGAactaaacagagacagagagttaaacagcagataaaaaaaatgaaaacaatagataaataaataaatacaacaaaaatgccccccccccccccaaaaaaagaattttgcaTGGCTTTTGGAGAGAAATTTCTCATTTAGAAATAGAGCATGATATGAAATCAACTGTGAACCTCAAAGGTTGTCCTTATGTCATTCTCAGTAAATGATAATTTGGCATGTGTTTATATGAAGCATATTTTTCAGCATgtcacagctgaaaataaataggtaaaaaaaaaaacccaaaaaaacatacatacatgaaaaTTCCAAGAAAGTGCATTAACACTGAATTCAAAACAACCTGTCCGGCTGTATGTCATTTTTATGTGGTCTCACCTCACTTCCCATAACAGCTAACAGGTCCTAACCTGCTCTTTTGCTGAGAGATTACTGGACTGTTTACTGTATTTGTCATCTGCTCTTTCCACTTCCCTGGCAACACACGCTCTGCTATATATCTCTCCATAGCAAGAGAGAGGTCCCGTTCTCAGAATAGCGtcttattaaataaatattagtTCTTgcat is part of the Chanos chanos chromosome 13, fChaCha1.1, whole genome shotgun sequence genome and encodes:
- the LOC115826685 gene encoding lysophosphatidic acid receptor 5 encodes the protein MKTCNTLDAPYVRLPIDILILSIGLPANAMLLWTLLRNGKALSASEVLGLNLGLLNILYCLCLPMEIYVVHQKRTDHLLLVSEALSALNSFGCPLLLASMCVERYVAASHPVLYLRLGRLGYRVVYTALVWILTIFVALATYLRGLSDMALGASIVIDVLFLVMLVCLVGVVRVLCKKAPGEGRQGAPGCSAMKKRALRNIVAVLVPSTLAYGPLLALAPYLTALRALTKAKVSVTHCDALKLMLVFPGFGVYIGPAFYMSRTSQLLCRRNGAEGKEQTTNCILEQVK
- the LOC115826687 gene encoding uncharacterized protein LOC115826687 — its product is MRSLWPLVWTVCGLSVKAQQTDETSVSSILLTTASPLPTEERTPSPTEEQTFTQSTLSSSDAVPGLSCVSLLPPRRGSYYVEQGTGVSVGSMLVFWCREGYQLVGSEKITCVVKAGVPRWNNHLPVCESIPKPDDRGLRVALVVSVVSGVVIFVMTVSFIVCCIQEQQNRKKKSHRAGRSRRREKRRSTFRRSPSWMEREEGEWEAFPPPKIFNLPQHLEARPLPPGSPLYPGVIRGYENRGYVRSLESLLRNPVAGVYHSDSQIYPHLVMQGVPPAPTTTSATTNTTPVQLHASAPPKAKASNTSASTAP